A region from the Salidesulfovibrio onnuriiensis genome encodes:
- the metW gene encoding methionine biosynthesis protein MetW, with protein sequence MRFDLQVIASWVEPGSRVLDLGCGSGTLLAMLRDEKGIVGTGIEQDEERAGRAISKGLSVIHGDIYEEVEDYPDTAFDYVILSQTLQQVMDPSALIRAMLRIGRRCIVSFPNFSYWKHRMQFLLRGRAPVSRELPFEWHDTPNIRVIPIADFKRFCRGLNVPVLKEVAINNHHHDERGTVVTFLPNLRASYGIFLLGQPEE encoded by the coding sequence ATGCGCTTTGATCTTCAGGTCATCGCCTCCTGGGTGGAGCCCGGCTCCCGTGTGCTGGACCTGGGCTGCGGCTCGGGGACGCTGCTGGCCATGCTCCGGGATGAAAAGGGCATTGTGGGCACGGGCATCGAGCAGGACGAGGAAAGGGCCGGGCGGGCCATTTCCAAGGGCCTTTCCGTGATCCACGGCGACATCTACGAGGAGGTCGAGGACTACCCGGACACCGCCTTCGACTACGTGATCCTGTCCCAGACCCTACAACAGGTCATGGACCCTTCCGCGCTCATCCGCGCCATGCTGCGCATCGGCCGGCGGTGCATCGTGTCCTTCCCCAATTTCAGCTACTGGAAGCACCGGATGCAGTTCCTGCTCCGGGGCCGGGCCCCTGTCTCCCGGGAACTGCCCTTCGAGTGGCACGATACGCCCAACATCCGCGTCATTCCCATTGCCGACTTCAAGCGGTTCTGCCGGGGGCTGAACGTGCCCGTGCTCAAGGAGGTGGCCATCAACAACCATCATCACGACGAGCGCGGCACGGTGGTCACCTTCCTGCCCAACCTGCGGGCCTCCTACGGCATCTTCTTGCTGGGGCAGCCGGAGGAGTGA
- the thpR gene encoding RNA 2',3'-cyclic phosphodiesterase, whose product MRCFIGLPMPPRCQQGLERLAKDLKPGLRSRLSWTRSATWHLTLKFLGEISESTASAVREALAGVSFRSFPMQAGGPGYFPNERKPRVLWLGLAQGAAQCRELFSDLEEALSPLGIEPEQRPFRAHLTLARIREDRGDDWKALLGRVRGQEWEPFSCDELVFWKSDLTPQGPVYTRLLTRRAED is encoded by the coding sequence ATGCGCTGCTTCATCGGACTGCCCATGCCGCCGCGGTGCCAGCAGGGACTGGAGCGGCTTGCGAAAGACCTGAAGCCCGGTTTGCGCTCGCGCCTGAGCTGGACCCGGTCCGCAACCTGGCACCTGACCCTTAAGTTCCTGGGCGAGATTTCCGAGAGCACGGCCTCGGCCGTGCGGGAGGCCTTGGCCGGGGTGTCTTTCCGTTCCTTTCCCATGCAGGCGGGCGGTCCGGGATATTTCCCGAATGAACGCAAGCCCCGCGTGCTCTGGCTGGGCCTTGCGCAGGGCGCGGCACAGTGCCGGGAGCTGTTTTCCGATCTGGAGGAAGCCCTGTCCCCCCTCGGCATCGAGCCCGAGCAGCGGCCTTTTCGGGCCCACCTGACCCTGGCCCGCATCCGCGAGGACCGGGGCGACGACTGGAAGGCGCTTCTCGGCAGGGTTCGCGGCCAGGAATGGGAGCCGTTTTCCTGTGACGAACTGGTGTTCTGGAAAAGCGACCTGACCCCGCAAGGGCCGGTCTACACCCGGCTGCTGACCCGCAGGGCGGAGGACTGA
- a CDS encoding universal stress protein has translation MAEIKKILCAIDFSDYSAHVADYAKTLAQCSGGSVMCVYVAPSLSQYVGFHVPPSSIENFVGEIVSGADTTMSAFVAENFKGLSATGKVVTGYPAEEILDMAEEEKVDMIVMGTHGRKGIDRILFGSVAEKVVKAAKCPVLTIRPK, from the coding sequence ATGGCTGAAATCAAGAAGATTCTCTGCGCGATCGACTTTTCGGACTACAGCGCCCACGTGGCCGACTATGCCAAGACCCTGGCCCAGTGCTCGGGCGGCAGCGTCATGTGCGTGTATGTGGCGCCGTCCCTCAGCCAGTATGTAGGCTTCCACGTGCCCCCCAGCTCCATCGAGAACTTCGTGGGCGAGATCGTTTCCGGGGCGGATACCACCATGAGCGCCTTTGTCGCCGAGAATTTCAAGGGACTTTCCGCCACCGGCAAGGTGGTCACCGGGTATCCGGCCGAGGAGATCCTGGACATGGCCGAGGAGGAAAAGGTGGACATGATCGTCATGGGCACCCATGGGCGCAAGGGCATCGACCGCATCCTGTTCGGGTCCGTGGCCGAAAAGGTGGTCAAGGCCGCCAAGTGCCCGGTGCTGACCATACGTCCCAAGTAG
- the hisC gene encoding histidinol-phosphate transaminase: protein MREFIMRPEILDLEPYKPGLSIEQIKDKYGLDNIIKLGSNENPLGASPRVQKVIERHAAGVFRYPQNHSPRLTAAISKSIGVPEENIVVGNGSDEIIDMLIRMKCRPGLDNIICYSHSFSMYGLTAKLCGVEYREVERNDGYQLPLDRLAEAADENTALVFITSPDNPTGLAATVEDISVLAGVLPENCLLVVDEAYIDFVWPPESYTPVQAFDKFSNLVALRTFSKAYGLAGMRVGYGVMPASIAGYLKRARIPFTVNTLAEEAAIEALADEDFYHKTLEVVMRGREYLTAELEKLGCDVLPSQANFLMFQPPKPAQRLFKELLKRGVIVRPLASFGLGKHIRVNMGTDKENEQFIKILSEVLAGE, encoded by the coding sequence ATGCGCGAATTTATCATGCGCCCGGAAATACTGGACCTTGAGCCCTACAAGCCCGGTCTGTCCATTGAGCAGATCAAGGACAAGTACGGGCTGGACAACATCATCAAGCTCGGCAGCAACGAAAACCCCCTGGGTGCCTCGCCCCGGGTGCAGAAGGTCATCGAGCGCCATGCCGCGGGCGTGTTCCGCTACCCCCAGAACCATAGCCCCCGCCTCACCGCCGCCATCAGCAAGAGCATCGGCGTGCCCGAGGAGAACATCGTGGTGGGCAACGGCTCGGACGAGATCATCGACATGCTCATCCGCATGAAGTGCCGGCCCGGCCTGGACAACATCATCTGCTACAGCCACAGCTTCAGCATGTACGGGCTGACCGCCAAGCTCTGCGGCGTGGAATACCGCGAGGTGGAGCGCAACGACGGCTACCAGCTCCCCCTGGACAGGCTGGCCGAGGCCGCTGACGAGAACACGGCACTGGTCTTCATCACCAGCCCGGACAATCCCACGGGCCTGGCCGCCACCGTGGAGGACATCTCGGTGCTGGCGGGCGTGCTGCCGGAGAACTGTCTGCTGGTGGTGGACGAGGCCTATATCGACTTTGTCTGGCCGCCCGAGTCCTATACCCCGGTGCAGGCCTTCGACAAGTTCTCCAACCTGGTGGCCCTGCGCACCTTTTCCAAGGCCTATGGCCTGGCCGGGATGCGCGTGGGGTACGGGGTCATGCCCGCTTCCATCGCCGGGTATCTGAAACGAGCCCGCATTCCCTTCACGGTCAACACCCTGGCCGAGGAGGCCGCCATCGAGGCGCTGGCGGACGAGGATTTCTACCACAAGACCCTGGAAGTGGTCATGCGCGGCCGGGAATACCTGACCGCCGAGCTGGAGAAGCTCGGCTGCGACGTGCTGCCCAGCCAGGCCAACTTCCTCATGTTCCAGCCGCCCAAGCCCGCCCAGCGCCTGTTCAAGGAACTGCTCAAGCGGGGCGTCATCGTCCGGCCCCTGGCCAGCTTCGGCCTGGGCAAGCACATTCGCGTGAACATGGGCACGGACAAGGAAAACGAACAGTTCATCAAGATCCTTTCGGAGGTGCTGGCCGGTGAGTAA
- the cmk gene encoding (d)CMP kinase, whose amino-acid sequence MSNPTIVTIDGPAGVGKSTMAKRLAEALGIAYLDTGAMFRSTAWRLGEGAWNWDESRLVEELGWIRFTLSGSGAQTRLALNGYEVGDEIRTEEVGMWASNVATLPPVRAFLKEAQIRLGEQYSLVAEGRDMGTVVFPGAKNKFFLDASVEVRAKRRHDQLKEMGKPANLAKLQESIAQRDHQDRNRAVAPLRPAEDAVIVDTSDLSREQVFQALLDGVKG is encoded by the coding sequence GTGAGTAACCCCACGATCGTGACCATTGACGGCCCCGCGGGCGTGGGCAAGAGCACCATGGCCAAGAGGCTCGCCGAAGCCCTGGGCATCGCCTACCTGGATACCGGGGCCATGTTCCGGTCCACGGCCTGGCGGCTGGGCGAGGGGGCCTGGAACTGGGACGAGTCCCGGCTGGTGGAGGAGCTGGGCTGGATCCGGTTCACCCTTTCCGGCAGCGGCGCGCAGACCCGGCTCGCCCTCAACGGCTACGAGGTGGGCGACGAGATCCGTACCGAGGAAGTGGGCATGTGGGCTTCCAACGTGGCCACCCTGCCTCCGGTGCGCGCCTTTCTCAAGGAGGCCCAGATCCGGCTCGGCGAGCAGTATTCGCTGGTGGCCGAGGGCCGCGACATGGGCACCGTGGTTTTCCCCGGCGCGAAAAACAAGTTTTTCCTGGACGCCTCGGTGGAGGTGCGCGCCAAACGGCGGCACGACCAGCTCAAGGAAATGGGCAAGCCCGCCAACCTCGCGAAACTGCAGGAGTCCATTGCCCAGCGCGACCATCAGGACCGCAACCGGGCCGTGGCCCCGCTGCGGCCGGCCGAGGACGCCGTGATCGTCGATACCTCGGACCTGAGCCGGGAGCAGGTGTTCCAGGCGCTGCTGGACGGGGTCAAGGGATAG
- a CDS encoding UbiA-like polyprenyltransferase — MNRILRDLILICRMVKIEHSVFALPFAYMGAFLAARGWPGLGNMALLTVAMVAIRSFAMAFNRLADLDIDRENPRTQDRPLVTGELSRGFTIAFLAGTALVFVVMCALMNPLCLALSPVAILWSGFYSYCKRFTKWCHFVLGSVLGLAPVAGWLCVDPVLTLPATLFLFGVTFWVAGFDLLYACQDRLFDRERGLHSIPARLGMKAALGISTLSHLVTAIFFLLAGWAAGLGAVYFLVASAVGVVLLWEHRLISAEDMSRVNLAFFTLNGIISVALFLGVILDLAVNAA, encoded by the coding sequence ATGAACCGAATCCTGCGCGATCTCATTCTCATCTGCCGCATGGTCAAGATCGAACACTCGGTCTTTGCCCTGCCGTTCGCCTACATGGGCGCATTCCTGGCCGCGCGCGGCTGGCCCGGCCTGGGCAACATGGCGCTGCTCACCGTGGCCATGGTGGCCATCCGTTCCTTTGCCATGGCCTTCAACCGGCTGGCCGACCTGGATATCGACCGGGAAAATCCGCGCACCCAGGACCGGCCCCTGGTTACCGGCGAGCTTTCCCGAGGGTTCACCATTGCTTTTCTGGCGGGCACGGCCCTGGTTTTCGTGGTCATGTGCGCGCTCATGAATCCGCTTTGCCTGGCCCTTTCGCCCGTGGCCATCCTCTGGTCCGGTTTTTACAGTTATTGCAAGCGGTTCACCAAGTGGTGCCATTTCGTTCTCGGCTCGGTGCTGGGCCTGGCTCCGGTGGCGGGCTGGCTGTGCGTGGACCCGGTGCTGACCCTGCCCGCAACCCTGTTCCTTTTCGGAGTCACCTTCTGGGTGGCGGGGTTCGATTTGCTCTATGCCTGCCAGGACCGGCTTTTCGACCGCGAGCGCGGCCTGCATTCCATCCCGGCCCGGCTGGGTATGAAGGCGGCCCTGGGCATCTCCACCCTGAGCCATCTGGTCACCGCCATATTCTTCCTGCTGGCCGGCTGGGCGGCGGGCCTGGGCGCGGTGTATTTCCTGGTGGCCTCGGCCGTGGGCGTGGTACTGCTCTGGGAGCATAGGCTCATCTCCGCCGAGGACATGAGCCGCGTCAACCTGGCGTTCTTCACCCTCAACGGCATCATTTCGGTGGCCCTGTTCCTGGGTGTGATTCTGGATCTGGCGGTCAACGCGGCGTAA
- a CDS encoding mechanosensitive ion channel family protein has protein sequence MADNQALLKYLEQALVWVQANVLTLGTTVQLGVVLIAFGLGFLLWRAVRPAMLRVTEDVRMRSPLLHGVLQTLTRVTAPALNALLAHVGGLVLSGLDQPAALLGIITQLLTAWIIIRLLSGLMPNRFWSRIFSVVIWAGAALHIVGLLEMLTDSLNAVGLTVGDSRITLLMVLKGVLMAVVLLQAAAICTRFFEQRMRRTQQFSPSLQVLFIKAVRFSLFASAFLIAISSMGINLTSLAVLSGAVGVGIGFGLQKIFSNLVSGVILLMDRSIKPGDTIEIGGVYGTIRSLHARYASVLTRDGKEYLIPNEQLITNEVVNWTFSDSNVRLKIPVGVAYESDVRKAMRLMEECAAKVGRVLKEPKPAARLVGFGDSSVDLEIRIWIRDSDQGVVNVRSEVLLNIWDAFHEHGVSFPFPQQDVYIKPGSSLKIDSGKE, from the coding sequence ATGGCTGACAATCAGGCGCTTCTGAAATATCTGGAACAGGCTCTGGTCTGGGTGCAGGCCAATGTGCTGACCCTGGGCACGACCGTGCAGCTGGGCGTGGTCCTGATCGCCTTCGGGCTGGGCTTCCTGCTCTGGAGGGCGGTGCGCCCCGCCATGCTGCGCGTGACCGAGGATGTCCGAATGCGCAGCCCCCTGCTGCACGGCGTGCTGCAGACCCTGACCCGGGTGACCGCCCCGGCCCTCAACGCCCTGCTCGCGCATGTGGGCGGGCTGGTGCTTTCGGGGCTGGACCAGCCCGCCGCGCTGCTGGGCATCATCACCCAGCTCCTGACCGCCTGGATCATCATCCGCCTGCTGTCCGGGCTCATGCCCAACCGGTTCTGGTCGCGGATCTTTTCCGTGGTCATCTGGGCCGGGGCGGCCCTGCACATCGTGGGCCTGCTGGAAATGCTCACCGACTCGCTCAACGCCGTGGGGCTGACCGTGGGCGATTCCCGCATCACCCTGCTCATGGTGCTCAAGGGCGTGCTCATGGCCGTGGTGCTCCTGCAGGCGGCCGCCATCTGCACCCGGTTCTTCGAGCAGCGCATGCGGCGCACCCAGCAGTTCTCGCCGTCCCTGCAGGTGCTGTTCATCAAGGCCGTCCGTTTTTCCCTGTTCGCGTCCGCGTTCCTCATCGCCATCAGTTCCATGGGCATCAACCTCACCAGTTTGGCGGTGCTCAGCGGGGCCGTGGGTGTCGGCATCGGCTTCGGGCTCCAGAAGATCTTTTCCAATCTCGTGTCCGGTGTGATCCTGCTCATGGACCGCTCCATCAAGCCGGGCGATACCATCGAGATCGGCGGGGTGTACGGCACCATCCGCTCCCTGCATGCGCGCTATGCCTCGGTGCTGACCCGCGACGGCAAGGAGTACCTGATTCCCAACGAGCAGCTCATCACCAACGAGGTGGTCAACTGGACCTTCAGCGACAGCAACGTGCGGCTCAAGATCCCGGTGGGCGTCGCCTATGAATCGGACGTGCGCAAGGCCATGCGACTCATGGAGGAATGCGCGGCCAAGGTGGGCCGGGTGCTCAAGGAACCCAAGCCCGCGGCCCGGCTGGTGGGCTTCGGCGATTCCAGCGTGGATCTGGAGATCCGCATCTGGATCAGGGATTCCGACCAGGGCGTGGTCAACGTGCGCAGCGAGGTTCTGCTGAACATCTGGGACGCCTTTCATGAGCACGGCGTTTCGTTCCCGTTCCCGCAGCAGGATGTTTACATCAAGCCCGGTTCGAGCCTGAAAATCGATTCCGGCAAGGAGTAG
- a CDS encoding GNAT family N-acetyltransferase codes for MSQPVIRTMTRSDVNFAMGLAAAEGWNPGLSDGGCFFEADRNGFFLSELNGAPVASISAVHYNDAFGFVGLYIVVPEARHKGYGWELWRHAMAHLEGCNVGLDAVTEQEATYRRAGFRTHYRSARFQGAVGGDMPMGATPLSNVSFDQVLAYDAQCFPAPRSEFMHAWLHAPSVKSFGVLDGGDLKGFGVIRPCGVGYKIGPLFADDEATADTLFRALCASVEGGPVFLDVIEPNAMARALTKRYGMDEVFVTVRMYTRGEPAMDKGKIFGVTSFELG; via the coding sequence ATGAGCCAGCCCGTGATTCGCACCATGACCCGCTCGGATGTGAATTTTGCCATGGGTCTGGCCGCCGCCGAAGGGTGGAACCCGGGCCTGAGCGACGGGGGCTGCTTTTTCGAGGCCGACCGGAACGGTTTTTTCCTCAGCGAGCTGAACGGCGCGCCCGTGGCCTCCATTTCGGCGGTGCACTATAATGACGCTTTCGGGTTTGTGGGTCTGTATATCGTGGTTCCCGAGGCGCGGCACAAGGGCTACGGCTGGGAACTCTGGCGGCACGCCATGGCCCACCTGGAGGGCTGCAACGTGGGCCTGGACGCGGTGACCGAGCAGGAAGCCACCTACAGGAGGGCCGGATTCCGCACCCATTACCGCAGTGCCCGATTCCAGGGAGCGGTCGGCGGCGACATGCCCATGGGGGCGACACCCCTTTCCAATGTCTCTTTCGATCAGGTGCTGGCCTATGACGCGCAGTGCTTCCCTGCGCCCCGGTCCGAATTCATGCATGCCTGGCTGCATGCGCCCTCGGTGAAGTCCTTCGGCGTTCTGGACGGCGGCGATCTCAAGGGTTTCGGTGTGATCCGTCCCTGTGGCGTCGGATACAAGATAGGCCCGCTTTTTGCCGACGATGAGGCCACGGCCGACACCCTGTTCCGGGCCCTGTGCGCGTCCGTGGAAGGCGGGCCCGTGTTCCTGGACGTCATCGAGCCCAATGCCATGGCCCGGGCCCTGACCAAACGCTACGGCATGGACGAGGTCTTTGTCACCGTGCGCATGTACACCAGGGGCGAACCCGCCATGGACAAAGGCAAGATCTTTGGCGTGACTTCGTTTGAGCTGGGGTGA
- a CDS encoding multiheme c-type cytochrome: MEYPLWQLATTAGGFWIALVSILHVYVAQFAVGGGLFLVLTERSAYKRQSGDLLEYVRKHSKFFLLLSMVFGAVTGVGIWFTIALTSPQATIVLIHNFLFAWATEWTFFLGEIVALLVYYYGWKRLSVSQHLAVGWIYFVFGWLSLFMINGILAFMLTPGQWLETKNFWDGFFNPSFWPQLWFRTFICLMLAGLFGFVTATRIPNPDLRARQVRICSLWTLVGVALMFASGYWYLHSLPAAQYQLIAEKSARVGSFMQYFLALGPLVLLGGLALGFRLPRAVSFPLALLVLLAGLGLTGSFEFMREAGRKPYLIWDHLYSNSILKAQVPAINAQGMLKTAKWVRPDLREITEDNRAEAGAWLYELQCSACHSRDGVINDIRPRSAKFTTEGMDAFLSGMGAANPYMPPFAGTDEERRALAFFLTGVLHPRPSAPEAALIPDKTPDTPEFDAQESEYVLLAWARQGMRLVSDTDRWILPPPGSTLRAQLFRRDSAPEAISDGVEISFEALDPLPPKGMNGVLKYGEQGYFEASGIPVLPYETGGGYNPVPVFKVTARDAESNEVLAETLAVLPASTRMGCMNCHGAQWRDERNGAGISESVAGDVLAVHDRRNRTDLAARAASGAPVNCRSCHAQDSGGLELSAALHGFHAAYLSGRESDACALCHPLDLQRDPHKDAGITCVNCHGTMENHALSLLKAETGAGRDAAVQTMARISPRDMTLEDIEPRKAWKQQPDCLTCHEEFAAPGTDTAANIWVEDAAGLYAEGKGDMGAVLCASCHGSPHATYPAMAERDNLQPLQYTGEAQVMGASGSCTVCHIDEMEDAAHHPGMGLE, from the coding sequence ATGGAATATCCCCTCTGGCAACTCGCAACCACGGCCGGCGGTTTCTGGATCGCCCTTGTCTCCATCCTGCACGTCTACGTGGCCCAGTTCGCGGTGGGCGGCGGCCTGTTCCTGGTGCTCACCGAGCGCTCGGCCTACAAGCGGCAATCCGGAGACCTGCTGGAATACGTGCGGAAGCATTCCAAGTTCTTCCTGCTGCTGTCCATGGTCTTCGGCGCGGTCACCGGGGTGGGCATCTGGTTCACCATCGCCCTGACCTCGCCCCAGGCGACCATCGTGCTTATCCACAACTTCCTGTTTGCCTGGGCCACGGAATGGACCTTTTTCCTGGGCGAGATCGTCGCCCTGCTGGTCTACTACTACGGCTGGAAGCGGCTGTCCGTCTCCCAGCACCTGGCCGTGGGCTGGATCTACTTCGTCTTCGGCTGGCTTTCCCTGTTCATGATCAACGGCATCCTGGCCTTCATGCTCACCCCGGGCCAATGGCTGGAAACCAAGAACTTCTGGGACGGATTCTTCAACCCGTCCTTCTGGCCCCAGCTCTGGTTCCGCACCTTCATCTGTCTCATGCTGGCCGGGCTGTTCGGATTCGTCACGGCCACGCGCATCCCCAACCCGGACCTGCGCGCCCGGCAGGTGCGCATCTGTTCGCTCTGGACCCTGGTCGGCGTGGCGCTCATGTTCGCCAGCGGATACTGGTACCTGCACTCCCTGCCCGCGGCCCAGTACCAGCTCATCGCGGAAAAATCCGCACGGGTCGGCAGCTTCATGCAGTACTTCCTGGCCCTCGGCCCCCTGGTGCTCCTCGGCGGCCTGGCCCTCGGTTTCCGGCTGCCGCGAGCCGTGTCCTTTCCCCTGGCCCTGCTGGTGCTGCTCGCGGGCCTGGGTCTGACCGGCTCCTTCGAATTCATGCGCGAAGCGGGCCGCAAGCCCTACCTGATCTGGGACCACCTCTATTCCAACTCCATTCTCAAGGCCCAGGTCCCGGCCATCAACGCCCAGGGAATGCTCAAGACCGCCAAGTGGGTGCGCCCGGACCTGCGCGAGATCACCGAAGACAACCGGGCCGAGGCCGGTGCGTGGCTCTACGAGCTCCAGTGTTCGGCCTGCCACAGCAGGGACGGCGTCATCAACGACATCCGGCCCCGTTCCGCCAAGTTCACCACCGAGGGAATGGACGCCTTCCTGTCCGGCATGGGCGCGGCCAACCCGTACATGCCGCCCTTTGCTGGCACGGATGAGGAACGGCGCGCCCTGGCTTTCTTCCTGACCGGCGTGCTGCACCCGAGGCCGTCCGCGCCCGAGGCGGCTTTGATCCCGGACAAGACCCCGGACACGCCGGAATTCGACGCGCAGGAAAGCGAATACGTGCTCCTGGCCTGGGCACGGCAGGGAATGCGACTTGTCTCCGACACCGACCGCTGGATCCTGCCGCCGCCGGGCAGCACCCTGCGCGCCCAGCTCTTCAGGCGCGACAGCGCGCCCGAGGCCATCAGCGACGGCGTGGAAATCAGCTTCGAGGCCCTGGACCCGCTGCCGCCCAAGGGCATGAACGGGGTTCTTAAATACGGGGAGCAGGGCTATTTCGAGGCCTCCGGCATACCGGTGCTGCCCTATGAAACCGGCGGCGGCTACAATCCCGTACCCGTTTTCAAGGTCACGGCGAGGGATGCCGAAAGCAACGAGGTGCTGGCCGAGACCCTGGCGGTGCTGCCCGCCTCCACGCGCATGGGCTGCATGAACTGCCACGGCGCGCAATGGAGGGATGAAAGGAACGGCGCGGGCATATCCGAATCCGTGGCCGGGGACGTGCTCGCGGTGCACGACCGCCGCAACCGAACCGACCTGGCCGCCAGAGCCGCTTCGGGCGCTCCCGTGAACTGCCGCTCCTGCCATGCGCAGGATTCCGGCGGCCTGGAGCTCTCGGCCGCCCTGCACGGATTCCACGCCGCCTATCTCTCGGGCCGCGAATCCGACGCCTGCGCCCTGTGCCATCCCCTGGACCTGCAACGCGACCCGCACAAGGATGCGGGCATCACCTGCGTCAACTGCCACGGGACCATGGAAAACCACGCCCTGTCCCTGCTCAAGGCCGAAACAGGAGCCGGCAGGGACGCCGCCGTCCAGACCATGGCCCGGATCAGCCCGCGCGACATGACGCTGGAGGACATCGAGCCGCGCAAGGCCTGGAAACAGCAGCCCGACTGCCTGACCTGCCACGAGGAATTCGCGGCTCCCGGCACCGATACGGCAGCCAACATCTGGGTGGAGGATGCCGCCGGGCTCTATGCCGAAGGCAAGGGCGACATGGGCGCGGTACTCTGCGCCTCCTGCCACGGCAGCCCGCACGCCACGTATCCGGCCATGGCCGAACGCGACAACCTCCAGCCCCTGCAATACACGGGCGAGGCCCAGGTCATGGGCGCGTCCGGCTCCTGCACGGTCTGCCACATCGACGAAATGGAGGACGCGGCCCACCATCCGGGCATGGGCTTGGAATAA
- a CDS encoding type III pantothenate kinase: MNTVLLFDVGNTNTKICLADRHGLGESYTLPTRPANTADDWGLKVERILERENVNPQDVEACVVSSVVPPLDPLLGRMARRFLECEALFVPGDMELPIENEYAQPSQVGADILVTAYAAREIYDYKNLIIVDFGTATTLACVVENAFKGGLICPGVLSSASALAGGTAKLPPVDLKLPYEDFRWGRSTSQCLNQGLVYGFADMVDGLCHRLADQMDDDSPFVVATGGLAADIAKHCPAIGEVRPDLLMEGLWYGYFK; encoded by the coding sequence GTGAACACGGTGCTGCTTTTCGACGTGGGAAACACCAATACCAAGATTTGCCTGGCCGACAGGCACGGCCTGGGCGAAAGCTATACCCTGCCCACCCGGCCCGCCAACACGGCGGACGATTGGGGCCTTAAGGTGGAGCGCATCCTGGAGCGCGAGAACGTGAATCCCCAGGACGTGGAGGCCTGCGTGGTCTCCTCCGTGGTGCCGCCCCTGGACCCGCTGCTCGGCCGCATGGCCCGGCGGTTCCTGGAATGCGAGGCACTGTTCGTGCCCGGGGACATGGAACTGCCCATTGAAAACGAATACGCCCAGCCCTCGCAGGTGGGCGCGGACATCCTGGTGACCGCCTATGCGGCCCGGGAGATATACGACTACAAGAACCTGATCATCGTGGATTTCGGCACGGCCACCACCCTGGCCTGCGTGGTGGAAAACGCCTTCAAGGGCGGGCTCATCTGTCCGGGCGTTCTTTCCTCGGCCTCGGCCCTGGCCGGGGGCACGGCCAAGCTCCCGCCCGTGGACCTGAAGCTGCCCTACGAGGACTTCCGCTGGGGCCGGTCCACCTCCCAGTGCCTGAACCAGGGGCTGGTCTACGGGTTTGCGGACATGGTGGACGGCCTGTGCCACCGCCTTGCCGACCAGATGGACGACGATTCCCCGTTCGTGGTGGCCACGGGCGGCCTGGCCGCCGATATCGCCAAGCATTGCCCGGCCATCGGCGAAGTGCGTCCCGACCTGCTCATGGAAGGGCTCTGGTACGGCTACTTCAAATAG